Proteins found in one Mucilaginibacter gracilis genomic segment:
- a CDS encoding DUF6577 family protein — MVKDFIITQIKKEFENRESFSKKELFDFYLKYEPELKETTFRWRIFDLKEKGILGPVSRDLLTFTNKPVFKPVISDTERRLANRIMKQFYSLRLCIWSTKILNEFMLHQPGKFITILEVEKAAVEPVFHFLKDINTKDVYLLPQEKELEWYVYESQSAIIVESLISKSPVQRVDQTPTVTIEKMIVDIFSDQRLFNVYQGSELANIIESAYDKYQCDFTKLFSYAKRRRKDVDLRNYLAHYTNLPQTILHD, encoded by the coding sequence TTGGTTAAAGATTTCATCATAACGCAAATCAAAAAAGAATTTGAAAACCGTGAAAGTTTTTCAAAGAAAGAATTATTTGACTTTTACTTAAAGTATGAGCCGGAGCTGAAAGAGACAACATTCAGATGGCGCATTTTCGACTTGAAAGAGAAAGGCATCCTCGGGCCTGTATCAAGGGATTTATTAACGTTTACCAATAAGCCGGTTTTTAAACCGGTAATCAGTGACACGGAGCGCAGATTGGCCAATAGGATAATGAAGCAGTTCTATTCCCTGAGACTATGTATTTGGTCTACCAAAATATTAAATGAATTCATGCTGCACCAGCCTGGTAAATTTATCACCATACTGGAAGTGGAAAAGGCTGCTGTTGAACCAGTATTTCATTTTTTGAAAGATATCAACACAAAAGATGTGTATTTATTACCGCAGGAAAAGGAATTGGAATGGTATGTTTATGAAAGTCAGTCAGCAATCATTGTCGAATCATTAATTTCCAAATCCCCGGTACAAAGGGTTGATCAAACCCCGACCGTCACGATTGAAAAAATGATTGTCGACATTTTTTCAGATCAACGATTATTTAATGTTTATCAAGGGAGCGAATTAGCCAATATCATCGAGTCTGCTTATGATAAATATCAATGTGATTTTACTAAACTGTTCAGCTATGCAAAAAGACGGAGGAAAGACGTCGATCTGAGAAATTATCTGGCCCATTATACTAACCTGCCTCAAACCATTTTACATGATTGA
- a CDS encoding nucleotidyl transferase AbiEii/AbiGii toxin family protein, whose translation MIDLKSFSPEWLAEKRKKYNRDPGLMENMIYALYLLEQLKLSGLDFIFKGGTSLVLMLNEPQRFSVDIDIIVRHDMIKEELEFHLEKIVGASNFTGMRIDERRSYKQGIPKAHYAFSFQSNVPAKTQKGEVLAQPQKEILLDVLFAENHYPVIVERPVQTEWLVVYGDNVMVKTPDICSIAGDKLTAFAPNTTGVPFHREGINNKGEAIKSEMFMEIIKQAFDVGCLFDLIAILETFKKSYRATAEGEIKYRPERGIKSVDDVLNDTIQTALIVARNTAQVSAEDRVVYGYFTKGIQQFGHYVYTANFRIEQAQVAIAKAAYLASIVLTDAADFEKFDDKKPIAEYMIVHPDYNFLNKQLKFVAKGEALFYWNRTLALIGV comes from the coding sequence ATGATTGACCTAAAATCCTTTTCACCGGAATGGCTCGCAGAAAAAAGAAAAAAATACAACAGAGATCCGGGGCTTATGGAAAACATGATTTACGCGCTGTATCTGTTAGAGCAATTGAAGCTTTCCGGCCTGGATTTTATTTTTAAAGGCGGCACCAGCCTTGTGTTAATGTTGAACGAGCCACAGCGATTTTCGGTAGATATTGATATTATCGTCAGGCATGATATGATCAAAGAAGAATTGGAGTTTCATCTGGAAAAGATCGTTGGAGCAAGTAATTTTACAGGCATGCGGATAGATGAACGAAGAAGTTATAAGCAAGGTATTCCAAAAGCGCATTATGCTTTTTCCTTTCAATCAAATGTACCTGCCAAAACCCAGAAAGGTGAAGTACTCGCTCAACCGCAAAAGGAAATCCTGCTAGATGTCCTTTTTGCTGAAAATCACTACCCGGTTATCGTGGAACGACCGGTACAGACAGAGTGGTTGGTGGTCTATGGCGATAATGTTATGGTCAAGACGCCAGATATCTGTTCGATCGCGGGCGATAAGCTCACCGCATTTGCGCCAAATACTACGGGAGTGCCGTTTCACCGAGAAGGCATAAATAACAAAGGCGAAGCGATCAAATCAGAGATGTTTATGGAAATCATCAAACAGGCATTTGACGTAGGCTGCCTGTTCGACCTGATTGCAATCCTGGAAACATTTAAAAAATCGTACCGTGCCACCGCCGAAGGAGAAATCAAATATCGCCCGGAACGCGGGATCAAATCTGTAGACGATGTACTCAACGATACCATTCAAACTGCACTGATCGTTGCCCGAAATACGGCCCAGGTCAGTGCAGAGGACAGGGTGGTTTATGGTTATTTTACAAAAGGAATACAACAGTTCGGCCACTATGTTTATACAGCTAATTTCCGGATCGAGCAGGCACAAGTCGCCATTGCAAAGGCGGCTTATTTAGCGTCTATTGTTTTAACGGATGCTGCTGATTTTGAAAAATTCGATGATAAAAAGCCCATAGCAGAATATATGATCGTTCATCCAGACTACAATTTTCTAAATAAGCAACTTAAGTTCGTTGCCAAGGGAGAAGCCTTGTTTTATTGGAATCGGACATTAGCATTAATTGGT